The segment TTGTAAATTAATTGGAGGCTAAAAATAGGAAATAGGTAAAAAAATTcataacactgattttgattcattattatttttttaacaatgaacaatggaaaaaaaaaaatctgactaagAGTTTTAGGGATCCAAAAGATCCCCactcataataaaaataaaaaataataagttgtatagacttagacaaacttaatTGATCAATTAGGGAAATTGTTCTAAATccaatatatattacatatattgtattattattaattattattataataattataatactaattatgaaatgaaatgaattatatttatatagcgcttttctctagtgactcaaagcgctttacatagtgaaacccaatatctaagttacatttaaaccagtgtgggtggcactgggagcaggtgggtaaagtgtcttgcccaaggacacaacggcagtgactaggatggcggaagcggggctcgaacttgcaaccctcaagttgctggcacggccactctaccaaccgagctataaatcactactataataataataatatactatgAAATATTATCAACGtcattatattattgtatattatatatatcagtggtccccaacctttttgtatccgcggaccggtcaacgcttaataatttgtcccgcggcccgggggagtcctttttttttttttttttctttttcttttttcttctttgtcataaataagggacatttttgtcatgaaaaggggaggtttttgtggtttttgccctaattgtaagtgtatattgtgtttttttatgttaatttaattaaaaaataataataataatatatatacagtatatatatatatatatatatatatatatttttttttttataaaaaattattctgcggcccggtggttggggaccactgatatatatgatataaatatatataaaaatacatatttacatatgtagATCAACTACAGATCTATTTGTTGATTTTATCCTTAGATTAGATTCAGGTGCTTTATGAATAACTTTGAAAACTGTATCTTAGCgttatatcggtcgatatcgataattattgatatttttatgacccATTGAAACgaaggaccaggagaaaaatagacatttaacaacaaaaaaaaaaggaagagattgggtttcactatgtaaagcgctttgagtcactagagaaaagcgctatataaatataattcacaaattaaaagatttgaatatatatatatttataattttttttaaaagcctgcatGGTAGCTTTGTGTTATTGGTATCAACATTGCATCTTTTTCTCGAGACATTACACCAGTTTGCTCTTTTAAACcacatttttatgttttcttttgtttttgtaagACCAGTCTTCATGTATTAGTTTTATCACATTATTTCCACCTAACAGAGAAAATAGGAGAAAACTAAAGTGTTatgtacaaaaaaacaaacaacactgcAGCACAAGCGACTTTTTTTCTTGTTCCCCGCCTCGCTGTTCTTTAATTCAAGTCAGTAAACCCTCACATGCCTCGAATATTTACAGAGTCCCCAATAGTTCCAAAAGAATAGACAATATTTACATTCCTGTCCCAGGTTTGTCACAGTCCAACACGAGTCTTTGTggcgacttttttttttaaatttcattaccCTCGTCGCAGGTGTGCTCTTATTTGCTGTGCGATACGCCTTTGCCTCGCCGCAACCAGTCCCTCCAAGGCGACTGGGCCTTGTCCTGGTTGGCGTCCACGCCCCAGGGTAAAACCGCCTTGCTGGGCTTGCGGAAGAAGGACGTGCCGTGCGGGGACGTCTTCTTCGGAGGTTGTTCCGACTGCTGCTGGCTCCTCAGCTGCTGGTTGATGACGATCTGGATGTCgtcctggggaaaaaaaaaatcggcaTTTTATGTACTTTTTAGACCAAACAAGTTGTTACGcaataaaaacaatgatttgcaaatctttttcaacttaaatgctagacttttgacaagaacaagaaagtttgatcacattacgcctgtactggcttcctgtgcacttaagatgtgactttaaggttttactacttacgtataaaatactacacggtctagctccagcctatctttccgattgtattgtaccatatgtcccggcaagaaatctgcgttcaaaagactccggcttattagtgattcctagagcccgaaaaaagtctgcgggctatagagcgttttccgttcgggctccagtactctggaatgccctcccggtaacagttcgagatgctacctcagtagaagcatttaagtctcaccttaaaactcatctgtatactctagcctttaaatagacctcctttttagaccagttgatctgccgcttcttttcttttttctcctatgtccccccctcccttgtggagggggtccggtccgatgaacatggatgaagtgctggctgtccagagtcgagacccaggatggaccgctcgtctggacccaggatggaccgctcgcctgtgtatcggttggggacatctctacgctgctgatccgcctccgcttgggatggtttcctgtggacgggactctcgctgctgtcttggatccgctttgaactgaactctcgcggctgtgttggagccactatggattgaactttcacagtatcatattagacccgctcgacatccattgctttcggtcccctagaggggggggttgcccacatctgaggtcctctccaaggtttctcatagtcactggcgtcccactcgatgtgaattctccctgcccactgggtgtgagttttccttgcccttttgtgggttcttccgaggatgtcgtagtcgtaatgatttgtacagtcctttgagacatttgtgatttagggctatataaataaacattgattgattaaattcaattgaatagactgcaaagacaagatatttaatgttccaactgagaaactaactttttttgcaaataatcattaactcagaatgtaatggcagcaacacattgcaaaaaagttgtcacaggggcatttttaccactgtgttacatggcctttccttttaacagcactcagtaaacctttgggaactgaggagaccaatttttgaagcttttcaggtggaattatttcccattcttgcttagcattaatggtgcctccagagatgtgtaagttacccatcatgccttgggcactaatacacccccataccatcacagatgctggcttttgaactttgcgccaaaaacaatccggatggttattttcccctttgttccgAAAGACACgatttccacagtttccaaaaacaatttgaaatgtggactcgttaaaacacttttccactttgcatcagtccatttaagATGAGCTCGGGCGCAGCTAAGCTGGCggcgcttctgggtgttgttgataaatggcttttgctttgcagtgtagagttttaacttgtgcttacagatgtagcgacaaactgtagttgctgacagtggttttctgaagtgttcctgagcccatgtggtgatatcctttacacactgatgtcgctttttgacgcagtaccgcctgagcgatcgaaggtccataatattgCTTACGTGCAAGTGATATctcgagattctctgaactttttgatgatatcacggacggtagatggtgaaatctctgaattctttgcaatagcttgttgagaaatgttcttaaaatgttcgacaatttgctcacacattcacaaagtggggacccccgccccattgttgtttgtgaatgactgagcattttatggaagctgctttcacaCCCAGTCATGCCACTTACCtcttcccaataagtgtttgatgagcattcctcaactttctccgtcttttttgccacctatgccagcctttttgaaacatgttgcaggcattaaattcaaaatgagctaatacatgcagaaaaattaaattttccagttcgaacgttaagtatcttgtctttaaaggttaaaaaggatttgcaaatcattgtattttgtttttatttaccatttacacaacgtgccaacttcactggtttggggttttgtacaacttttgttatttatttagagAAGATTAGTTTTGGGACATGTAGATTTTTAAGATTTTAATGAATGTATATTTGTCTATTTTTAATGAATAACAGACGTCACGTGACGTGTGCTAGGATAGTTCATGGTGTTGGCTGAGGGGTGTAGTTCATAGCAATGGCCAGCAGATGGCAATGTTGTTACAGTCAGAAAGTTGGGAGTTGGTATTGCAAACAAACttaatgttttgttattttaataaatGCACTAAAATAAGAGTTGAAAGCTATTATTTATTTAGTTCACCTTTTCCTGCATCAATGAACGTGTGGAAGGAGAGTTTAGAGTCCTAATGTAGGAGATGAGTTTAGCagactgacaatttaaataacatAATAATATTACTGTCATTTGTTATTGGTcggggaaaaccttgttacattgtctaatgcatgggtgtcaaactctggcccgtgggccaaatttggcccgccgtgtaatttaatttggcccttgaggcaatatcaaattaacattagagctggcccgccgctgtaacaccgcactcGCCAcaaatactcatactcgtcaacccacccgattttcccgggagactcccgaagttcagtgcccctcccgaatttctcccgatttccacccggacaataatattgggggcgggccgtaaaagcactgcctttggcgttctctacatgtcgccacgtccgctttccctccatacggcccactcacataatatatgcggctcatacacacacacaagtgtatgcaaggcatacttggtcaacagccatacaggtcacactgagggtggccgtataaacaactttaacactgttacaaatatgcgccacactgtgaacccacagcaaacaagaatgacaaacgcatttcaggagaacatctgtaccgtaacacaacataaacacaaccgaacaaatacccagaactcctcgcactcttccgggacgctacagtatacacccccgctaccaccaaaccccgccccaactcaaacccgccgccaaaaagaggcattcaatttgtatttttattttatttgatatgccattgatattttttaattattattatttaaaactggattttgcatgtcactataaagttatataagcctggcttggtcaatattcaatgcaagacttgtttgggtccctattaaaggattaatttgttacaacctcggcccgcggcttcgttcagttttaaattttggcccactctgtatttgagttcgacacccctggtctaatgcatccagcggggcatcacaacaaaattaggcataataatgtgttaattccacaactgtatatatcggtatcggttgatatcggaatcggtaattaagagctggacaatatcggaatatcggcaaaaaaaaaacattatcggacatctctaggtttaagtgttagatacctttttacccaCACGCTGCCTCCCTCCCGCatgttgtgatcacgacaaaccctgttcccgacatctacaaagcaattagctacctgctgccacctagtgatatggaagagtattacactctagaccaggggtgcccattacgtcgatcgcgatcgactggtcgatctcggagggtgtgtcagtcgatctcaagccaggcattaaaaactATACataaaaaatgagcaatcatcaatcataccaagacttcactttcgtcagttgtttgacattctcggcacccgaggatcttgtgagatgacgctggctgctgcgagctcatatttaagaaaaaaatcactaacagggcggacgcagagaaacacattttatttctagagactccgtacctactgtcaaaactctaaagaccgacttcaccataaaagacctgtttcatcctgcctgtgctaacaaaataagagtctcagcaagctagcgtgcacaagctagcaagctacggagtttgatgccaatgtatttctcccccgccctcagcgaccgctttctcacttgcttgcccacccgcacactcactgacgtcactcacctgctgccagacattaaagggccacacacatatgctactctcataacaaagtgtttaaaaacgagtatgcaagttggacaaatgagatgccaaatccaaccactttcatgtggtattggacagaaaggaggactttttttttttcctccatttgaaaatgcggacgttatcagcaccactgtctgattccaatcaatgcaagtcatcagaatcaggtaatacaccaactagaaaggaatctatgtgtgttacacatgcttgtattatcattaaacaccattaacttgtcaacaaaaatgtctctttcataaataaataaatataaattataaataggaatgatgtagatctcctcgacttggtcaattgaaaagtagctcgcctgcagaaaaagtgtgagcgcccctgctctacacagcacagacactcaacaacaacacatttgcagactataatcactggtttgcaaaacaatatttttaactcaATTAGGTGAAAGTACATAATCtcctacggcacaccagactgtacctagtgtgccgcggcacagtggttgaaaaacactgcatgaaGTTGACAACATTGTGAGAAGCGGAATCCTTACCTGCCAGACTTCCAGTTCCTGCGAGAGCTCCAGTTTACGCTGGATGGCCTCCAATAGTTGATTGTTCAGAGACATCATGTCATTTTTACTGCGCACCAGCTCCGCTTCCATCAGGTTCTTCCTGCCACACATCACATGACAATTCATTCAAGACTTCTCCGGCACTagagactagggctgggcgatacggccttttatttatatctcgatatttttaggccatgtcacgatacacgatatagatctccatattttgccttagccttaaattaacacttgatgcaaataatcacagcagtatgaggattctatgtgtgtattgttgttcatactgcattaatatatgctcattttaaactttcatgcagagatggaaatcacaactaagtcaatttatcaaaactgtattcattaagtaagcagtggcacaaatatttatccatccatccatcttcttccgcttatccgaggtcgggtcgcgggggcaacagactaagcagggaaacccagacttccctttccccagccacttcgtctagctcttcccgggggatcccgaggcgttcccaggccagccgggagacatagtcttcccaacgtgtcctgggtcttccccgtggcctcctaccggttggacgtgccctaaacacctccctagggaggcgttcgggtggcatcctgaccagatgcccgaaccacctcatctggttcctctcgatgtggaggagcagcggctttactttgagttcctcccggatggcagagcttctcaccctatctctaagggagagccccgccacccggcggaggaaactcatttctgtcatgatccgtagtctggatcatgtttagtttagttattttctgttagtttggactccctttgttgtttgtgtacctttttgtgagtcagtttggtcaccatggcaacatattaatttcacctgctgagggttccagacgcacacctgtttttgttaattacttccttatttaagcctgccttgtcccgtcagtcgagcttggtcccttgtttgcggtatgcaactgtttcgttggtatttactagatttcttgttacctgatcctgtgctagtgttagcattagcttctgtgctttcgccacgcgtttcttttcgtctgtttttgtaccagtgttttgttattaaatcattcttaccttttagttgttgtccggagtgtctatgtttgctttggaggaacgatcccgcattaaaatgcgacccgcacgtgacagaatttaataacaaaacactggtacaaaaacagacgaaaagaaacgcgtggcgaaagcacagaagctaatgctaacactagcacaggatcaggtaacaaggaATCTagtaaataccaacaaaacagttgcataccgcaaacaagggaccaagctcgactgacgggacaaggcaggcttaaataaggaagtaattaacaaaaacaggtgtgcgtctggaaccctcagcaggtgaaattaatatgttgccatggtgaccaaactgactcacaaaaaggtacacaaacaacaaagggagtccaaactaacagaaaataactaaactaaacatgatccagactacggatcatgacaatttcggccgcttgtacccgtgatcttatcctttcggtcatgacccaaagctcatgaccataggtgaggatgggaacgtggatcgaccggtaaagtgagagctttgccttccggctcagctccttcttcaccacaacggatcggtacaacgtccgcattactgaagacgccgcaccgatccgcctgtcgatctcacgatccactcttcccccactcgtgaacaagactcctaggtacttgaactcctccacttggggcagggtctcctccccaacccagagatggcactccaccctttttatttatgtcatttccaaaacagaaagtgcaatataatatatatgacatatatatatattatatcatggggcggtatagctcggttggtagagcggccgtgccagtaacttgagggttccaggtttgatccccgcttccaccatcctagtcactgccgttgtgtccttgggcaagacactttacccacctgctcccagtgccacccacactggtttgaatgtaacttagatactgggtttccatatgtaaagcgctttgagccactagagaaaagcgctatataaatataattcacttcacaatattgtcagagacattttaaaacaagctatgagtgcacttttgtgcatgatgtcactaagatgacgtatcaaaacaacactaaattaaagtgcactttttgtacagaacgccactacaatcgttaaaaacaaataaagtgcacttttgtgcatgatgtcacacgagatatttcatccatccatccattttgtaccgcttattccctttggggtcgcgggggagctggtgcctatctcagctacaatcgggcagaaagcggggaacatgaattgaataacgtggaccccgacttaaacaagttgaaaaacttattcgggtgttaccatttagtggtcaattgtacggaatatgtactgtactgtgcaatctactaataaaagtatcaatcaatcaatcaccctggacaagtcgccacctcatcgcagacaagaTATTtcgataactgtcaaataaaatgagctgcataataggaaatcaaatagtgtatgtcattcgctatgtggtaagttactgcggacgttatttccttctgttgtcgactatttttttcatacggtgttgatgtggaaaaggttgattcggcattttgttggtgtggcaccagcgGAGATGTTGACTGTAGAAAGGCAGAagcggcgaacgagcagcggggccgGGACAcgatggagccctgcccaagatggcggcaaggaggcggagaatgcggctgagcggagaggcggggcgtgccgggagcgacgccacgagcgagatcaggtgcgtgactcgcacaccggcacacaattaactcatctcctcacgctgtataaaagggggagaaggaggagagatcgagagAGGGgttggagagtccgcagcagcagCAACCAAGGAGCAGAAGCAAAGAGAAGAGCAAGAGCGCCAAAGagcacacgagagacggagacgcagccggctgaaaagcgaccgaggagcgagcagcagatgCGGCGACGGCACAAAAGACATcggttattgaaaaataaaagagtcaaacttgctaagagagatgtccttcctgggtggtccgtggaacccgagcgacgccGACAAGAGTCGTCCATATTGACAttcagagtttcaagcactcttcattctctagcacaggggtagggaacctatggctctagagccagatgcggctcttttgatgactacatatggctctcagataattatatttatatagcgcctttctctagtgactcaaagcgctttacaaagtgacacccaatatctaagttacatttaaactagtgtgggtggcactgggggcaggtgtgtaaagtgtcttgcccaaggacacaacggcagtgactaggatggcagaagcgggaatcgaacctcgaaccctcaggttgctagcacggccactctaccaatcgagctatgccgagaaaccgtgtaatactcttccatatcagtaggtggaagtcggtagctaattgctttgtagatgtgggaaacagtgggaggcagagttaaggtaaaaaggtgtctaatgcttaaaccaggggtagggaacttatggctctagaaccagatgactgcatatggctcacgataagtaattaataattccgctggtaatcacagtttcaaaaataacgttcaaattataaaacattctcatgcattttaatccaaccatccgtttttctaccgcacctgttcaagatgtcgcattaatggtaagaattgttatatgtattattggttatttttttataataacaatgttgttaaaaagaataagagactcattatactctacaaatgttggtcatacttaaaaatgcacgaatttagttgaattcagtgttgaaaaatgttatatggctcttacgaaatatacagctcggttggtagcaacttgagggttgcaggttcgatccccgcttcaaccatcctagtcaatgccgttgtgtccttgggcaagacactttacccacctgctcccagtgccacccacactggtttaaatgtaacttagatattgggtgtcactatgtaaagtgctttgagtcactagagaaaagcgctatataaatataattcacttcacttcactacattgtgaaatatttggctttcatggctctctcagccctgcgatgaggtggcgacttgtccagggtgtacgctgccttctgcccgattgtagctgagataggcgccagcgccccccgcgaccccaaaaaagggaataagcggtagaaaatggatggaaggggctctctcagccacaaggttcccgaccactgctctagagccagatgcggctcttttgatgactgcatctggctctcagataaatgttagctgacattgcttaacatccatccatccatccattttctaccgcttattccctttcggggtcgcggggggtgctggcgcctatctcagctacaatcgggcggaaggcagggtacaccctggacaagtcgcccacctcatcgcggggccaacacagatagacagacaacattcacactcacattcacacactagggccaattttagtgttgccaatcaacctatccccaggtgcatgtctttggaggtgggaggaagccggagtacccggagggaacccacgcattcacggggagaacatgcaaactccacacagaaagatcccgttgcctggatttgaacccaggactgcaggaacttcgtgttgtgaggcagacgcactaacccctcagccaccgtgaagcccatggaaAGAAGTATTACATTTGTTAATTTTTAgattaacaatgttatcaaaaagaataagatacttattatactctaaaaatgttggtcttattcagtgttaaaaaaatattatatggctcttatggaaatacattttgaaatatttggccttcatggctctctcagccaaaaaggttcccgacccctgctctagcgggtgacttttcaaatgaggcAACAACTAAAAgtgttgctactttttgtagcaacacttttgccgcataattgacATATTACGCTTGTCTGTTCggcatcttcccgcttgaagccaaaccaccgccagaccccgtgctgtttttcttgggaattaatccttccttcatttgttacccgatccgcaccttctttctctcgtattaccactcgcatcacagctaacgATACCGAtttcgctacctctctgctccgcgagcgCGTAtaacgttgcacgcgcgacattatgtgacgtatgtaaaaaggtgcgcttgttttatctctctgtgagaaggagatacAAGAAAGTGTGagtagagcctgtagtgtaatgcccgcagctaaaaaacaactgcgtgagaacgtatacccgaatatcacgatatagtcatttatcgagtatattcgatatatcgcccagccctagtagagACCAACGGAAGAAGTTCATATGGGTTACGAGGAGGACTGACTTGGCGATGGCTTCATCTCGGTCTCGGATGGCCTGCTGGATTTCAGCGTTCTCCTGCTGCAGCCTGGAGTCCTGCAGAGAAACAGCAAGTATGGCTTGAGTGCACTgcaaaaaactgaaatctaagtaagatgaaatatctcaaataagggtgatatttacttattttctgtctgataagatcattcttctcactaagcagattttatgttagagtcttttagttgttttaagggttttgctcctaaatgatctcagtaagatactacagcttgtttccgacattttatgacctattttgagtaaaatatgcttgaaactatttttgtccaagtgtccaaaacacacccagcaatggtgcacaggaaggcggggaagaagagggggaaaaaggcggccaaaatgttcataagtcccaattgtgtccaaaatacctccccggggttccagtaccacgagtcccgccgccggccacacaagtcctggcgtacaaaaaatgtccaaaacgcacccagcaaagtcccacgggaagtaggggggaaaaatgagaaaagtcggcaaaagtcccccaaaatgttctaaatacctacccgggttcgagtcccaaccgggttcgagtttgagtttgagtgcacactcgaacccgggtgggacttttgaacatttccccgacttttctcacttttctcacttttctccccaccttcccatgggactttgctgggcgcgttttggacattctgggcatcccggccggcggcggaacttctgggactcgaacctgtgtaggtattttgaacatttttgggacttttgctgacttttccaactttcata is part of the Nerophis ophidion isolate RoL-2023_Sa linkage group LG13, RoL_Noph_v1.0, whole genome shotgun sequence genome and harbors:
- the LOC133564990 gene encoding BICD family-like cargo adapter 1 isoform X1 — its product is MAEARQEVELARCRSEQLQAQVEELMEVVSLQESKNFGDSSLLSELDIADFGISKEELTEELGCILQLLLPLTQEQQSADYSDDTAQDESLNVVVHQLKTVAQSLVQASGSQDSRLQQENAEIQQAIRDRDEAIAKKNLMEAELVRSKNDMMSLNNQLLEAIQRKLELSQELEVWQDDIQIVINQQLRSQQQSEQPPKKTSPHGTSFFRKPSKAVLPWGVDANQDKAQSPWRDWLRRGKGVSHSK
- the LOC133564990 gene encoding BICD family-like cargo adapter 2 isoform X2, which translates into the protein MKLKEDGKKSETRLSIPHLQQNVIFNFLTEELGCILQLLLPLTQEQQSADYSDDTAQDESLNVVVHQLKTVAQSLVQASGSQDSRLQQENAEIQQAIRDRDEAIAKKNLMEAELVRSKNDMMSLNNQLLEAIQRKLELSQELEVWQDDIQIVINQQLRSQQQSEQPPKKTSPHGTSFFRKPSKAVLPWGVDANQDKAQSPWRDWLRRGKGVSHSK
- the LOC133564990 gene encoding BICD family-like cargo adapter 2 isoform X3, coding for MQLTEELGCILQLLLPLTQEQQSADYSDDTAQDESLNVVVHQLKTVAQSLVQASGSQDSRLQQENAEIQQAIRDRDEAIAKKNLMEAELVRSKNDMMSLNNQLLEAIQRKLELSQELEVWQDDIQIVINQQLRSQQQSEQPPKKTSPHGTSFFRKPSKAVLPWGVDANQDKAQSPWRDWLRRGKGVSHSK